From Corticium candelabrum chromosome 13, ooCorCand1.1, whole genome shotgun sequence, a single genomic window includes:
- the LOC134188553 gene encoding LOW QUALITY PROTEIN: fibrinogen C domain-containing protein 1-like (The sequence of the model RefSeq protein was modified relative to this genomic sequence to represent the inferred CDS: substituted 1 base at 1 genomic stop codon) has protein sequence MKVISAVVVVFVLRSSCNASQTDQSCCHADVIPRNCHHALLLGHTVSGVYVIDPRDGLGSFSVWCDMKTNGGGWTVFQRRRDXSVNFYRGWIEYKRGFGTLNGEFWLGLEKIHRLATSQVLRFDLVDFDNEKRHAEYDSFTVGPHTSSYLMYVGKYSGNAGDSFSGHSGHAFATKDKDSPSKCSAQYKGGWWYQDCHNSNLNGLYLKGTTDQYATGVVWEAWKGYHYSLKFTELKMRPQ, from the coding sequence ATGAAGGTGATCAGCGCAGTTGTGGTGGTTTTTGTCCTACGCTCGAGTTGCAATGCTTCTCAAACGGATCAGTCTTGCTGCCACGCAGACGTGATCCCCCGCAACTGTCATCACGCTCTTCTTCTCGGACACACGGTCAGTGGAGTGTACGTGATCGATCCGCGCGATGGTTTGGGCTCTTTCTCAGTCTGGTGCGACATGAAGACAAACGGAGGAGGATGGACGGTCTTCCAGAGACGACGAGACTGATCAGTTAACTTTTATCGAGGCTGGATCGAGTACAAAAGAGGATTCGGAACACTAAATGGCGAGTTCTGGTTGGGACTGGAAAAGATTCATCGTCTAGCTACAAGTCAGGTACTCCGTTTCGATCTCGTTGATTTTGACAATGAGAAGAGGCACGCAGAATACGATTCCTTCACGGTCGGTCCACACACGTCGTCGTATCTTATGTACGTTGGAAAGTACAGCGGAAATGCGGGGGATTCTTTCAGTGGTCATTCCGGACATGCATTCGCGACTAAGGACAAAGACTCTCCGTCAAAATGTTCTGCGCAATACAAGGGTGGTTGGTGGTACCAAGATTGTCATAATTCCAATTTGAATGGTCTCTACCTGAAAGGAACGACTGACCAGTACGCTACGGGAGTTGTTTGGGAAGCATGGAAGGGGTACCATTACTCTTTGAAATTTACAGAACTCAAAATGAGGCCTCAGTAG